The genomic interval TATAAACGAATTAATAAATTCTGATTTTTTATTTGGTTAATCATAACATATAAGAACATCAGTAAATTATAGGTAGTAGGTTGTGACAAAATATAGAATATTGAAACTCAAAATAAGGGGAGGAAAATTTGTCAAAATTATCAATGGTTTTATTAATTATTATGATTATTTTATTAATCATTACGACTGGATGTGGATTTGCGATTCATTATGGAAAAGATGCATTTAAAGATGCAGTTACTGGACATATGGTGTTAGGTGTTTTATGTTTGATTTTTGCAGTATTTTTATTAGGTAGTATATTAATTAAAAAATAAAAGGAGAGAAGAGTTTATGAAAAAAGTAGCATCTATTTATGCAATTTTTATGGGGATTTCTATGATTGGGATGTGGATAGTTTTTTATTTATCAAGTAGTATTCCTGAAATAAATACGAAACCAGTTGAGTTGGGTATGCATGTATTAGCAGAAATATTAACCGCGATAGTATTAATTTTAGCTGGTATAATGATGTGGTTGAGAAAAAAGAGAGCGAAAACTATATATTTCTTAGCATCAGGGATGTTATTATACACATTGATTATGAGTCCAGGTTATTTCTTGCAGAAAAAAGAAATTGGATTTACAATCATGTTTGCTTCCTTTTTAATTATTTTAATCATTATTATTATTTCTTTAATCAAAGAATGTGATGAAAATGGAAATTAATAAGCTGGTAGAAGAAATCATTGATAATTGTCAAGTTTCAATGATTAGTTCAGTTGATTCTGAGGGTTATCCTAATACAAAAGCCATGCTTCCACCACGTAAAAGAGATGGAATAAAAAGGTTCTATTTTTCCACAAATACCTCATCTATCAGAGTTAAACAATTTAAAGAAAATCAGAAAGCATCCATATATTTTTATGATCATTCAAAATTTAAGGGAATTATGTTTAAAGGTAGAATGGAAGTAGTTAGTGATTTAAAAGCGAAAGAGATGATTTGGAGAGATGGCGATGAATTATACTACCCTAAAGGAATAAGAGATGATGATTATTGTGTGTTAATATTTAAAGCAGAATCTGCAAGATATTATGAAAACTTTCACTCAATAGATTTTAAAATCAAATAGAGAATTATTTAAAGCATCTATCCTCAGAGACATATAAAAAGTAGATTATGTAACAAGTACATAATAATCGATGTTACCTTAGTGTGTATATAGTATACAAAATAAATTAATATATTGGTATTAATCACAAAAACATCACATGATTTTAATACAATATAATAAGTATAAAGATAAGGAGATGTTATTATGAAAAGATTAAGTTTTTGTATTATATTTAGTCTTTTCCTTATAATAGGATTATCCACGAAAGCTACAACAACAAATACAGATAATGACAGTGATAATCAATTGATCGATGCAGGATTAGTACCTGGAGATTTTTTCTATTTTCTAGATCGATTTTTTGAGAATGTTTCATTAAAAGTAACTTTTAGTGATGAAAAGAAAATTGAAAAGCATATTAAATTTTCTCAAGAACGACTGGCAGAGCTAAATGAAATGAACCCTGAGAAAAAACATGAATGGGTTGATAAATTATATGATGATTATGGGGTAAATTTAAATAAGGCAAATGATATGTTAACCAATTTAAT from Mycoplasmatota bacterium carries:
- a CDS encoding pyridoxamine 5'-phosphate oxidase family protein; translation: MKMEINKLVEEIIDNCQVSMISSVDSEGYPNTKAMLPPRKRDGIKRFYFSTNTSSIRVKQFKENQKASIYFYDHSKFKGIMFKGRMEVVSDLKAKEMIWRDGDELYYPKGIRDDDYCVLIFKAESARYYENFHSIDFKIK